In a single window of the Micromonospora sp. WMMD1155 genome:
- a CDS encoding SDR family oxidoreductase translates to MSNVTFDFTGKVVLVTGGGSGIGLQVAKDFAAAGADVVIAGRTTSRLDAAVTEIGAKASASTLDIGDGDAVRALIADMVNRYGRLDVVVSNAASYIPGDITDVAPSDWEQLRRTNIDGFFHLAQAALPELAKTGGSFVATSSVSGLRGDWGSPIYNASKGAVSLFVQALALDWGAKGVRVNAVAPSLTNTEPVAGVTGNDTLLRQFEARVALGRIAEPDDISPVVLFLASDSARYVNGVILPVDGGTSASTGQARPA, encoded by the coding sequence ATGTCAAACGTCACCTTCGATTTCACCGGCAAGGTGGTTCTGGTCACCGGCGGCGGCAGCGGCATTGGTCTGCAGGTCGCCAAGGACTTCGCCGCGGCCGGCGCGGACGTCGTCATCGCGGGCCGGACCACGTCGCGTCTGGACGCGGCAGTCACGGAGATCGGCGCCAAGGCGAGCGCGAGCACCCTGGACATCGGCGACGGCGACGCGGTGCGCGCGTTGATCGCCGATATGGTCAACCGGTACGGGCGCCTCGACGTGGTCGTGAGCAACGCGGCGAGCTACATCCCCGGCGACATCACCGACGTTGCCCCGTCCGACTGGGAGCAGCTGCGCCGCACGAACATCGACGGCTTCTTCCACCTGGCGCAGGCGGCACTGCCCGAGCTGGCCAAGACGGGCGGAAGTTTCGTCGCCACCTCCAGCGTGTCGGGCCTGCGCGGGGACTGGGGTTCGCCCATCTACAACGCCTCGAAGGGCGCGGTCTCGCTGTTCGTGCAGGCGCTCGCCCTGGACTGGGGCGCCAAAGGTGTGCGGGTCAACGCCGTGGCGCCGTCGCTCACCAACACCGAGCCGGTCGCGGGCGTGACCGGTAACGACACACTGCTACGGCAGTTCGAGGCGAGGGTCGCGCTCGGGCGCATCGCGGAGCCCGACGACATCTCCCCGGTGGTGCTCTTCCTCGCCTCTGACTCGGCCCGATACGTCAACGGGGTGATCCTGCCCGTCGACGGAGGCACCAGTGCGTCCACCGGTCAGGCACGACCCGCCTGA
- a CDS encoding zinc-dependent alcohol dehydrogenase family protein, with amino-acid sequence MKSIQFSEYGVPDSLRLVEAEPTPARAGEVRVAIEAAPLNPSDFMLTDGRYPFRPALPSPAGSEGVGRVIDVGDGVTAVEQGDRVLVLPSGQPGTWQQEIVIAERFVVRVGRDIDPVQLATVGINAATAHLLLRYGNLRPGAWVAQTAANSGLGAFIIALARRAGLRTLNIVRRPGVADPLLDAGADAVVVSDDALTAGVGEALGDEKVSLLLDGVGGPLVAELAPFLAREADIVSFAAMSGQPIAVHPMYLNFKNLHVHGFWLNNWLDSAPRAEIEQVYAEIIDLIADRVLSTRIEATYRLDEHAEAIAHARSTGRHGKIVFTNDVLVTR; translated from the coding sequence ATGAAATCTATCCAGTTCAGCGAGTACGGCGTTCCGGACTCGCTGCGCCTGGTCGAGGCCGAACCCACCCCGGCGCGTGCCGGCGAGGTCCGGGTGGCCATCGAAGCGGCACCGCTGAACCCCTCGGACTTCATGCTGACCGACGGTCGATACCCGTTCCGGCCGGCGCTGCCATCGCCGGCCGGCTCCGAGGGCGTCGGCCGGGTCATCGACGTCGGCGACGGCGTGACGGCGGTCGAGCAGGGCGATCGGGTGCTGGTCCTGCCGTCGGGGCAGCCGGGCACCTGGCAGCAGGAAATTGTGATTGCCGAACGGTTCGTGGTGCGGGTCGGTCGCGACATCGACCCGGTGCAACTGGCCACGGTGGGGATCAACGCGGCCACCGCCCACCTGCTACTGCGCTACGGCAACCTGAGGCCCGGCGCCTGGGTGGCCCAGACCGCGGCGAACTCCGGTCTCGGCGCCTTCATCATCGCGCTCGCCCGCCGTGCCGGCCTGCGGACGCTGAACATCGTGCGTCGGCCCGGGGTCGCGGACCCGCTGCTCGACGCCGGCGCCGACGCGGTGGTGGTCAGCGACGACGCCCTCACCGCCGGGGTCGGCGAGGCGCTCGGTGACGAGAAGGTCTCTCTGCTGCTCGACGGGGTCGGCGGTCCGCTCGTCGCGGAGCTGGCGCCGTTCCTGGCGCGCGAGGCGGACATCGTCAGCTTCGCGGCGATGAGCGGACAACCGATCGCCGTGCACCCGATGTACCTCAACTTCAAGAACCTGCACGTACACGGGTTCTGGCTGAACAATTGGCTCGACTCCGCCCCGCGCGCCGAGATCGAACAGGTCTACGCAGAGATCATCGACCTGATCGCCGACCGGGTGCTGTCGACGCGCATCGAGGCCACCTACCGCCTCGATGAGCACGCTGAGGCGATCGCGCACGCGCGGTCCACCGGCCGCCACGGAAAGATCGTCTTCACCAACGACGTGTTGGTGACGCGATGA
- a CDS encoding NAD(P)-dependent alcohol dehydrogenase produces MKAVVVQRPGTDKPLEVVELPDPGQPQFGEIRVRLHGSTLNFHDSLAIRSATTPVGHIPLADGAGVVEAVGPGVDELVTGDHVVASFFPFWNDGRPTVDTFSRTPGLGLAGYAREIVVAPAAQFVKAPRGYSHPEAATLTVAGLTAWRALVSDAAVTPGNQVLIMGTGGVAVFALQFAKMLGATAIVTSSSDAKLRRARQLGADHTVNYRSVPDWGRHVFDLTGGGVDVVVELGGAATLPQSIDAARIGGLISLIGILAGVSGDVPTGTLNLKQVRLHGLVVGSRTQQQQMIRAIDATGTRPIIDRTFALDDLAEATDYLSSGAHLGKVAITF; encoded by the coding sequence ATGAAGGCCGTGGTGGTGCAACGTCCGGGAACGGACAAGCCCCTGGAGGTGGTCGAGCTGCCCGACCCGGGCCAGCCGCAGTTCGGCGAGATCAGGGTACGCCTGCACGGCAGCACCCTGAACTTCCACGACAGCCTGGCCATCCGCAGCGCCACCACCCCGGTCGGGCACATCCCGCTCGCCGACGGGGCGGGCGTCGTGGAAGCGGTCGGCCCAGGGGTGGACGAGCTGGTGACCGGCGACCACGTGGTGGCGAGTTTCTTCCCGTTCTGGAACGACGGCCGGCCGACCGTCGACACCTTCAGCCGCACCCCGGGCCTCGGCCTCGCCGGCTACGCCCGCGAGATCGTGGTGGCGCCCGCCGCTCAGTTCGTCAAGGCGCCCCGGGGCTACAGCCACCCCGAGGCGGCGACGCTCACCGTCGCCGGGTTGACCGCCTGGCGGGCCCTGGTGAGCGACGCCGCGGTCACACCAGGCAACCAGGTGTTGATCATGGGCACCGGCGGGGTCGCTGTCTTCGCGTTGCAGTTCGCCAAGATGCTCGGCGCGACCGCGATCGTGACGTCCTCCTCCGACGCCAAGCTGCGACGCGCCAGGCAGTTGGGCGCCGACCACACCGTCAACTACCGCAGCGTGCCCGACTGGGGCCGGCACGTCTTTGACCTTACTGGCGGCGGCGTCGACGTCGTCGTGGAACTGGGCGGCGCGGCCACCCTCCCGCAGTCCATCGACGCCGCCCGGATCGGCGGGCTGATCTCACTGATCGGCATCCTGGCCGGCGTCTCCGGCGACGTGCCCACCGGCACCCTCAACCTCAAGCAGGTCCGGCTGCACGGCCTGGTCGTCGGAAGCCGCACCCAGCAGCAGCAAATGATCCGCGCCATCGATGCCACCGGCACACGTCCCATCATCGACCGCACCTTCGCCCTCGACGACCTGGCCGAGGCCACCGACTACCTCTCCTCCGGCGCCCACCTCGGCAAGGTCGCCATCACCTTCTGA
- a CDS encoding DUF3237 domain-containing protein yields the protein MKLEEIFRMTVAVTPPIVIGHTPLGLRQVIGSSGGTVVGARISGRLNSGGGDWLLVTGDGYARPDVRHTVHTDDGADLYLHGTGLIEMNDATRAAISGGAPTDFDDAYLRLGLAIESGDPRYSWVNRALFLAEGRIQEGPTIEYVVHQVL from the coding sequence ATGAAACTCGAAGAGATCTTCCGGATGACCGTCGCGGTGACTCCGCCGATCGTGATCGGCCACACCCCGTTGGGCCTTCGTCAGGTGATTGGCTCCTCCGGGGGCACCGTCGTCGGAGCGCGAATCTCCGGGCGGCTCAATTCCGGCGGCGGCGACTGGCTCCTGGTCACCGGCGACGGCTACGCCCGGCCGGACGTACGACACACGGTGCACACCGACGACGGAGCCGACCTGTACCTGCACGGCACCGGCCTGATCGAGATGAACGACGCCACCCGGGCGGCCATCAGTGGCGGCGCTCCAACCGACTTCGACGACGCCTACCTCCGACTCGGACTGGCCATCGAAAGCGGCGACCCCCGCTACAGCTGGGTCAACCGCGCGCTGTTCCTAGCCGAGGGCCGGATCCAGGAAGGCCCGACCATCGAGTACGTCGTGCACCAGGTCCTCTGA
- a CDS encoding CGNR zinc finger domain-containing protein — protein sequence MSSTATTRHGLTPAPTGFNVVQNFINTDGGGQPDLLADVATAEQWFTAELADWSATAGVAAPTVSFGERDRQRLVELRAQLRQTLHHRGSPSDAPSGWLVGSGVSAGLRQRCDGTVVASPQGAGWKLVASLLLIESLAAQTSSLWPRLKVCRNEACGSAFYDRSRNNSGVWHDVLVCGNAINLRTSRARRRAAAAAPPDPGE from the coding sequence ATGAGCTCGACCGCCACGACCCGTCACGGCCTTACGCCAGCGCCGACTGGCTTCAACGTCGTACAGAACTTCATCAACACCGACGGCGGCGGCCAGCCTGACCTTCTCGCTGACGTCGCCACCGCTGAGCAGTGGTTCACCGCCGAGCTGGCCGATTGGTCCGCCACCGCCGGAGTTGCGGCGCCTACCGTCTCTTTCGGGGAGCGGGACCGGCAGCGGCTGGTCGAGCTGCGCGCGCAGCTACGCCAGACCCTGCACCACCGTGGCTCGCCCAGCGACGCGCCGTCCGGCTGGCTCGTCGGTTCAGGCGTCTCGGCTGGCCTGCGGCAGCGCTGCGACGGCACCGTTGTGGCGAGCCCCCAGGGCGCGGGATGGAAGCTTGTCGCCTCACTATTGCTGATCGAGTCGCTCGCCGCCCAGACGTCGAGTCTGTGGCCGCGGCTCAAGGTGTGCCGTAACGAGGCGTGCGGCTCCGCGTTCTACGACCGCTCACGCAACAACAGCGGAGTCTGGCACGACGTGCTGGTCTGCGGCAACGCCATCAACCTGCGGACCTCACGGGCCCGCCGCCGCGCCGCAGCGGCGGCGCCGCCAGACCCTGGCGAGTGA
- a CDS encoding TMEM175 family protein, with amino-acid sequence MSGRWYFRRRGQPADEAALQESARRNPGRTVTFSDGVFAISITLLVLEIQPPEDTAHLGRALAELWPSFVAYALSFLLVASIWVNHHVLFDQIVAADRGLLLLNTVLLMTVAFVPFAASVLAAAFRDGQGEPLALLFFGGPFALGTIFFSAIWQYALRAPRVLHRRVSESAGRIVSRRLLAGPLLTLLGAAAGAVIPVLGLAIFALTIPVFWLPLPALEPIPLDDDDP; translated from the coding sequence ATGTCAGGCAGGTGGTACTTCCGGCGACGGGGGCAGCCGGCGGACGAGGCAGCACTTCAGGAGAGCGCCCGCAGAAACCCCGGGCGAACCGTCACTTTCAGCGACGGTGTCTTCGCCATCTCCATCACACTGCTGGTGCTGGAAATCCAGCCACCGGAGGACACGGCCCACCTGGGACGGGCTCTCGCCGAACTGTGGCCCTCGTTCGTGGCGTACGCGCTGAGCTTCCTCCTAGTCGCCTCGATCTGGGTCAACCACCACGTCCTGTTCGACCAAATCGTCGCAGCTGACCGAGGTCTGCTACTGCTCAACACTGTGCTTCTGATGACTGTGGCGTTCGTGCCGTTCGCGGCGTCTGTACTCGCCGCGGCATTTCGCGATGGGCAGGGCGAGCCGCTCGCCTTGCTGTTCTTCGGTGGCCCGTTCGCACTCGGCACCATCTTCTTCAGCGCGATCTGGCAATACGCTCTGCGCGCACCGCGAGTACTGCACCGACGAGTCAGCGAGTCAGCAGGACGGATCGTGAGCAGGCGTCTTCTCGCGGGTCCACTGCTGACCCTCCTCGGCGCTGCCGCAGGCGCGGTCATCCCCGTACTGGGGCTGGCAATCTTCGCCCTGACGATCCCGGTCTTTTGGTTGCCCCTGCCTGCACTCGAACCAATCCCTCTCGACGACGATGACCCCTGA
- a CDS encoding branched-chain amino acid ABC transporter substrate-binding protein — protein sequence MSRAAALTALALILLVAACGERADASTVEVSRCEARIAVFGPLSGAAANLGRNIEHGVRLALNQYNAAHPACTVELAAFDTLADPKRAPAAAQEVVSDPRILGVVGPAFSGESEAAVPLLDQAKIASITPSATEASLSTRGWTTFHRLIGNDAEQGPAAGRYIAGVLRASKVFVIDDTGAYGHGLASEVMGVLGERVVESGTVLPAQEDLTAVVTRIRAADPDVIFFGGYYDEAGRLLRQVRAAGVTAPFVAGDGVKDEGFLHTAGQRAAQDAIITCPCRPPETLPATFIQQYQAEFGGLEPGTNSAEAYDAATVFLNGIGSNHLSRSSMAAYVSAYDQPGITTRIAFTPSGELTASSITVWAYRVRDTQILGERPIP from the coding sequence ATGAGTCGCGCGGCCGCACTGACAGCCCTGGCTCTCATCCTGCTGGTGGCCGCCTGCGGCGAGCGGGCAGACGCCTCCACTGTCGAGGTGTCACGCTGCGAGGCCCGGATAGCAGTCTTCGGCCCACTCTCCGGCGCCGCGGCCAACCTCGGCCGCAACATCGAGCACGGCGTGCGGCTGGCTCTCAACCAGTACAACGCGGCTCATCCCGCCTGCACAGTGGAACTTGCCGCCTTCGACACCCTGGCCGATCCGAAGCGGGCGCCCGCCGCCGCCCAGGAAGTCGTGTCCGACCCCCGCATCCTCGGTGTGGTCGGCCCGGCCTTCTCCGGCGAATCCGAGGCGGCCGTACCCCTGCTCGATCAGGCCAAGATCGCTAGCATCACCCCGTCGGCGACGGAAGCCAGCCTCAGCACGCGGGGCTGGACCACCTTCCACCGCCTGATCGGCAACGACGCCGAGCAGGGTCCGGCCGCCGGCCGGTACATCGCCGGGGTGCTCCGGGCGAGCAAGGTGTTCGTCATCGACGACACCGGAGCGTACGGGCACGGCCTGGCGAGCGAGGTCATGGGCGTCCTCGGCGAGCGGGTCGTCGAATCCGGCACCGTTCTGCCAGCCCAGGAGGACCTCACCGCCGTGGTCACCCGGATCCGGGCGGCCGACCCGGACGTGATCTTCTTCGGCGGCTACTACGACGAGGCCGGGCGGCTCCTCCGCCAGGTACGGGCGGCCGGCGTGACCGCCCCCTTCGTCGCCGGTGACGGCGTCAAAGACGAGGGCTTCCTCCACACGGCGGGCCAGCGGGCCGCCCAGGACGCGATCATCACCTGCCCGTGCCGGCCGCCGGAGACGTTGCCGGCCACGTTCATCCAGCAGTACCAGGCCGAATTCGGCGGGCTGGAACCGGGCACCAACAGCGCCGAGGCGTACGACGCCGCCACCGTCTTCCTCAACGGCATCGGCTCGAACCACCTGAGCCGGTCCTCGATGGCCGCGTACGTGTCGGCCTACGACCAGCCCGGCATCACCACCAGGATCGCATTCACCCCGTCCGGTGAGTTGACCGCCTCGTCGATCACCGTCTGGGCCTACCGGGTCCGCGACACCCAGATTCTGGGCGAACGCCCCATTCCCTGA
- a CDS encoding HAMP domain-containing sensor histidine kinase, which produces MQTAARLVRLRVWLTVLLLVLNVAGLAGMGAVALVIDGRQRAQVETAEMQRTASTAVALLTYESGVLRLHNLFTDPAGQGSTGVFVYEGMRTDVTLVFAHPAGLPIIASHHLLAPAREVWRTGAGRTLQVPDVDTDSVRLLAVPFRHAVTRAVAGTVVVVGDPRPGKRAHRNLAAWLLVGGLVFMLVAGFGGHLLARRGTRPAAEALTQQERFLADAAHELRTPLTVIRATAEAALTDPERKKPPDALRQVLGSAERLSAAVDVLLTRARLVAGLRDLQRQPFRLDQLAEEVVAELVTPPHSAAIDTTVAITDGDPTLIRIALQNLVSNALRHGRIGAEPCALSLTVRPGEVRITDRGPGIADSAPARFTTGAADGIGLGLSIAAWVGLEHGGHLRLEAVPTGGTLAVLTLPRQSGNL; this is translated from the coding sequence TTGCAGACCGCCGCTCGGCTGGTCCGGCTGCGGGTATGGCTGACGGTGCTGCTGCTGGTGCTCAACGTGGCCGGGCTCGCCGGCATGGGCGCGGTCGCCCTGGTCATCGACGGCAGGCAGCGCGCCCAGGTGGAGACCGCCGAGATGCAACGGACGGCCAGTACGGCGGTCGCCCTGCTCACCTACGAGTCGGGCGTGCTGCGTCTGCACAACCTCTTCACCGACCCGGCCGGGCAGGGCTCCACCGGCGTCTTTGTCTATGAGGGCATGCGCACCGACGTGACGCTGGTCTTCGCCCACCCGGCCGGGCTGCCGATCATCGCGTCCCATCACCTGCTCGCCCCGGCCCGCGAGGTGTGGCGGACCGGCGCCGGACGGACGCTCCAGGTGCCGGACGTGGACACCGATTCGGTACGCCTGCTGGCCGTTCCGTTCCGCCACGCTGTCACGCGGGCCGTCGCCGGCACCGTGGTGGTGGTCGGCGACCCGCGGCCGGGGAAGCGAGCCCATCGCAATCTGGCCGCGTGGCTCCTGGTCGGCGGATTGGTCTTCATGCTCGTCGCCGGGTTCGGTGGCCATCTGCTGGCCCGCCGCGGCACCCGGCCGGCGGCCGAGGCACTCACCCAACAGGAGCGCTTCCTGGCCGACGCCGCCCACGAGCTGCGCACACCGCTGACCGTGATCCGGGCGACCGCCGAGGCCGCGCTGACCGACCCGGAGCGCAAGAAACCCCCGGACGCCCTGCGTCAAGTGCTGGGCTCGGCGGAGCGACTCTCGGCCGCGGTAGACGTGCTGCTCACCCGCGCCCGCCTGGTGGCCGGGCTGCGGGACCTGCAACGCCAGCCGTTCCGCCTGGACCAGTTGGCCGAGGAGGTGGTCGCCGAGCTGGTCACTCCGCCGCACAGCGCTGCCATCGACACCACTGTCGCCATCACTGACGGCGATCCCACGCTGATCCGGATCGCCCTGCAGAACCTGGTGAGCAACGCCCTGCGGCACGGCCGCATCGGCGCCGAACCCTGCGCCCTCAGCCTCACCGTACGCCCGGGCGAGGTGCGGATCACCGATCGAGGTCCCGGGATCGCCGACAGCGCACCGGCCCGTTTCACCACCGGGGCAGCCGACGGGATCGGCCTCGGCCTGAGCATCGCCGCCTGGGTCGGCCTGGAACACGGTGGTCACCTCCGGCTGGAGGCCGTGCCCACTGGCGGCACGCTGGCGGTGCTCACCCTTCCTCGGCAGAGCGGGAACCTATGA
- a CDS encoding response regulator transcription factor, which translates to MRVLIVEDDAQVRAAVAAALRSAGLAVDEAADWRHADVNLSVNAYDCVVLDRILTDGDSAGPLHDRRRRGLTVPVLMLTALDDPHDRVDGFEAGADDYVSKPFFTNELIQRVRALCRRGGVIHPAVLRVDDIEMDVARREVRRAGVLQILTPKEFAVLEMLMVHDPSVVSRTDLIEHCWDEAADPASNVVDVIIAQLRRKLGEPTVIVTVRGAGYRLLSAR; encoded by the coding sequence ATGCGGGTGCTGATCGTTGAGGACGACGCGCAGGTGCGTGCGGCGGTCGCCGCCGCCCTGCGCTCGGCCGGCCTCGCTGTCGACGAGGCCGCCGACTGGCGGCACGCGGACGTCAACCTGAGCGTCAATGCCTACGACTGCGTTGTCCTCGACCGGATTCTGACCGACGGCGACTCGGCCGGGCCGCTGCACGACCGGCGGCGCCGGGGGCTGACCGTCCCGGTGCTCATGCTCACCGCGTTGGACGACCCGCACGACCGGGTGGACGGCTTCGAGGCGGGCGCCGACGACTACGTGTCCAAGCCGTTCTTCACCAATGAGCTGATCCAGCGGGTCCGGGCGCTGTGCCGGCGTGGCGGTGTGATCCACCCTGCGGTGCTCCGCGTCGACGACATCGAGATGGATGTCGCCCGCCGCGAGGTGCGTCGGGCCGGCGTCCTGCAGATCCTCACGCCCAAGGAGTTCGCGGTGCTGGAGATGCTGATGGTCCACGACCCGTCCGTGGTCAGCCGTACCGACCTGATCGAGCACTGCTGGGACGAGGCGGCCGATCCGGCGTCCAACGTGGTCGACGTGATCATCGCGCAACTGCGGCGCAAGCTCGGTGAGCCCACGGTGATCGTCACCGTGCGGGGCGCCGGCTACCGCCTGCTGTCCGCCCGGTGA
- a CDS encoding RICIN domain-containing protein, translated as MELAAFAVAVVLLIGVAVEVPPAIAAAGQLPGKPVPAGQLPTVVAAATSCPTLTAPRVAGQLMALTGFSTSVTGPAIAGMDDTRWSRWKPRANAQRDDTRDNILALAHETCEMVGQLRQAGFKGDLWGPAIAAQRGGIKAVIDAKGVPAAQKKFVDDATGYASWYADQRQFDPNAPKAVPSPTRPSPKPVSIPARTSLLPAALVPVINRAGGVCPQVTPVRIAAQLRAASNFDGNLRTEQGQGIAQFSPEMWTQYAGPSDSVWNPTDAITVLGSAMCDLTNQFSGFTGADPYRLSLGAFQWGANTIRQAGGLPPTSVAQLADLVPAYEPMYREVLQLNGNQVKPPVAASSPSLAPSSPPASGPAGSAVPSPPPSGQPAPPPSGAPAAPKQLYDPARTYQLQNAWAGAIVEIPGTDVAATKSGTRVQLWANTHGKDQYWRIAPAPVSGYVTITNNFLHKSLAVEKGSLSNQAYLVVADKKPDNPNHQWKLSDAGNGKVWITNRHSGKVLDLSGDDKKPPMAGSTWNGYLVWQWDLDKTDEDQKWLLLAS; from the coding sequence ATGGAACTCGCCGCCTTCGCAGTGGCGGTGGTGCTGCTCATCGGGGTCGCCGTCGAGGTGCCGCCCGCGATCGCCGCCGCCGGCCAACTGCCCGGCAAACCGGTGCCCGCCGGCCAGCTACCAACGGTGGTGGCCGCGGCCACGTCCTGCCCCACCCTCACCGCGCCGCGGGTCGCCGGCCAGCTCATGGCCCTCACCGGATTCAGCACCAGCGTCACCGGGCCGGCCATCGCCGGAATGGACGACACTCGCTGGTCGCGGTGGAAGCCGCGGGCGAACGCGCAACGCGACGACACCCGCGACAACATCCTCGCGCTCGCCCACGAGACCTGCGAGATGGTCGGCCAACTGCGCCAGGCCGGCTTCAAGGGCGACCTGTGGGGTCCCGCCATCGCGGCCCAGCGCGGCGGCATCAAGGCGGTGATCGACGCGAAGGGCGTCCCCGCCGCGCAGAAAAAGTTCGTCGACGACGCCACCGGCTACGCCTCCTGGTATGCCGACCAGCGGCAGTTCGACCCCAACGCGCCGAAGGCGGTGCCGTCGCCAACCCGACCGTCGCCCAAACCCGTCTCCATCCCGGCGCGGACCTCGCTGCTGCCGGCCGCTCTGGTCCCGGTGATCAACCGGGCCGGCGGCGTCTGCCCCCAGGTGACCCCGGTGCGGATCGCCGCCCAGTTGCGCGCGGCCTCCAACTTCGACGGCAACCTGCGTACCGAGCAGGGCCAGGGCATCGCCCAGTTCAGCCCGGAGATGTGGACGCAGTACGCCGGACCGAGCGACTCGGTGTGGAATCCGACCGACGCGATCACCGTGCTCGGCTCGGCGATGTGCGACCTGACCAACCAGTTCTCCGGGTTCACCGGCGCGGACCCCTACCGCTTGTCACTGGGCGCCTTCCAGTGGGGGGCGAACACGATCCGGCAGGCGGGGGGCCTGCCTCCCACCTCCGTCGCCCAGTTGGCGGACCTGGTGCCGGCGTACGAGCCGATGTACCGGGAGGTCCTGCAGCTGAACGGTAACCAGGTCAAACCTCCGGTCGCGGCATCGAGCCCGTCGCTGGCCCCGTCGTCGCCCCCCGCGTCCGGCCCGGCCGGCTCCGCAGTCCCGTCCCCACCCCCGTCGGGGCAGCCGGCGCCGCCGCCCTCGGGCGCACCCGCCGCGCCGAAGCAGCTGTACGACCCGGCCAGGACCTACCAGCTCCAGAACGCTTGGGCCGGGGCGATCGTAGAAATACCCGGCACGGACGTGGCCGCGACGAAGTCCGGCACCCGGGTGCAGTTGTGGGCCAACACGCACGGCAAGGACCAGTACTGGCGGATCGCCCCCGCTCCGGTCAGCGGGTACGTGACCATCACCAACAACTTCCTGCACAAGTCGCTGGCGGTGGAGAAGGGTTCCTTGTCCAACCAGGCCTATCTGGTGGTCGCGGACAAGAAGCCCGACAACCCAAACCACCAGTGGAAGTTGTCGGACGCCGGCAACGGCAAGGTGTGGATCACCAACCGCCACTCCGGCAAGGTGCTGGACCTGTCCGGCGACGACAAGAAGCCACCGATGGCGGGCAGCACCTGGAACGGTTACCTGGTCTGGCAGTGGGACCTGGACAAGACGGACGAGGACCAGAAGTGGCTGCTTTTGGCGTCCTGA
- a CDS encoding EsaB/YukD family protein, translated as MSEQSRITVVGTRRRVDVAVPSWTPVGEYAGRLATLCGQDPNDVMPPVWSLAPAGAAALPLDTSLADAGVVDGQVLYLRDAAGEPADSPVVVEVDEVVAEETHRQRATKLHAGPAAIAAGLLWLVGTAALVAWHTDGGAAGAIALIVVGLLLIGGSWGLTQQKGLVPYGLRLTVAATAIPVMAAGGVLAGRILTTDGYPWESGLVAANLAGLLAFATLAEGALLIVEIELALALATAVLIRGLAADRLGAAAVTAVVAMAVLALARRLAAFVAAWGGRRQAIRTGLTDATVELVGESRQVLAAVLAGPVLALAVALPILGIGPNPFALGLLAAVCLALLVRARHCAFTSEVVALGLALTIGGFALVLGLVRVISAGPGTASVMLVLVGSAVVVAGVGLCVLTPQPDTIPPRGPGRFGPRKRSIADVLGATATMALTPLAMGVFGVFGKLLTVGRDLF; from the coding sequence ATGAGCGAGCAGAGCCGGATCACCGTGGTCGGGACCCGCCGTCGGGTCGACGTCGCCGTGCCCTCGTGGACCCCTGTCGGCGAGTACGCCGGGCGCCTGGCCACCCTGTGCGGCCAGGACCCGAACGACGTGATGCCACCGGTGTGGTCGCTCGCCCCGGCCGGCGCGGCGGCGCTGCCGCTGGACACCTCACTGGCCGACGCGGGCGTGGTGGACGGTCAGGTGCTCTACCTGAGGGACGCCGCCGGGGAGCCGGCCGACTCCCCGGTGGTGGTCGAGGTCGACGAGGTGGTGGCGGAGGAGACCCACCGCCAGCGCGCGACCAAGCTGCACGCCGGGCCGGCCGCGATCGCCGCGGGTCTGCTCTGGTTGGTCGGCACGGCGGCCCTGGTCGCGTGGCACACGGACGGCGGCGCGGCCGGTGCGATAGCCCTGATCGTGGTCGGTCTCCTGCTGATCGGTGGCTCGTGGGGCCTGACCCAGCAGAAGGGCCTGGTCCCGTACGGGCTGCGCCTGACGGTCGCGGCGACAGCGATTCCGGTGATGGCGGCCGGGGGTGTGCTGGCCGGCCGCATCCTGACCACCGACGGCTACCCGTGGGAGAGCGGACTGGTCGCGGCCAATCTGGCCGGCCTGCTCGCCTTCGCCACCCTGGCCGAGGGGGCGTTGCTCATCGTGGAGATCGAACTGGCCCTGGCCCTGGCGACCGCCGTCCTGATCCGTGGCCTGGCCGCCGACCGCCTCGGCGCGGCAGCGGTGACTGCGGTGGTGGCGATGGCCGTGCTGGCGTTGGCCCGCCGACTGGCGGCGTTCGTGGCCGCCTGGGGTGGGCGTCGCCAGGCCATCAGGACCGGCCTCACCGACGCGACCGTCGAACTGGTGGGGGAGTCCCGTCAGGTGCTGGCGGCGGTGCTGGCCGGTCCGGTATTGGCGCTCGCGGTGGCCCTGCCGATCCTGGGAATCGGACCGAATCCCTTCGCGCTCGGACTGCTGGCCGCGGTCTGCCTGGCGTTGCTGGTCCGGGCCCGGCACTGCGCCTTCACCAGCGAGGTGGTCGCGCTCGGCCTGGCCCTCACGATCGGCGGTTTCGCTCTGGTGCTCGGTCTGGTCCGCGTAATCAGCGCGGGTCCTGGCACGGCGTCGGTGATGCTGGTCCTGGTCGGATCGGCGGTGGTGGTGGCCGGGGTGGGTCTGTGCGTCCTGACCCCGCAACCGGACACCATTCCGCCCCGTGGGCCGGGCCGCTTCGGGCCCCGTAAACGCTCCATCGCGGACGTTCTCGGCGCGACCGCGACGATGGCGTTGACCCCGCTGGCGATGGGCGTCTTCGGCGTCTTCGGCAAGCTCCTGACGGTGGGCCGCGACCTCTTCTAG